The proteins below are encoded in one region of Calditerrivibrio sp.:
- a CDS encoding chloride channel protein has product MAYNIVKKYNLPVVGKWFILGTIVGVVAGIAAIIFYTLLQLTNGFFLHYIAGYTTPEATGEVSIFDFKGGEFREYLLIIMPVIGAFISAILVLKFAPEAEGAGLDAAITAIHKNKGLIRWQVPLVKTITSSITIGSGGSGGGEGPISHIGAGVGSVLSQIFHLTEKERRILTAAGMGAGVGAIFRSPLAGAIFAAEVLYSSSDMEYEALLPSTITSIIAYSIFCSIFGWSPLFYTINAHFSNPLELVGYTILIIGCILVGHLYTKVYHKTKIYFDLLKLHKINKILSGALLTGIIGFFIPEVLGAGYFIIDQAIQTDITIQSLIIIVIGKIFATSFTIGSGGSAGTFAPTMVIGAATGGVIGLILNRYFPILAPNPGAYAVVGMAGFLSGLAKTPLSAIIMVSELTGNYQLIVPAMWVSTLTFLSLKKVKFYKSQMQFRSDSPIHKNEYLLMFLQEIKVKDIMKKEPIVIKEDMKFQDIIHFIASTKHNSFPVVDPMNKLVGVLRFEEIREFVFEEGLENLVVASEICDKDAPTVTSNNTLAEAIELIGSMNVELLPVVDEEKKVTGIVTRRDIISTYNKEMLRQKKQSEENIF; this is encoded by the coding sequence ATGGCATATAATATAGTAAAAAAATATAACCTACCTGTGGTTGGTAAATGGTTTATCCTGGGGACAATTGTAGGAGTTGTAGCGGGTATAGCAGCTATAATATTCTACACTCTTTTGCAACTGACAAACGGGTTTTTCCTGCACTATATTGCTGGTTATACTACCCCTGAAGCCACCGGGGAAGTCTCTATTTTTGATTTCAAAGGTGGAGAATTTAGAGAATATCTCTTAATAATAATGCCAGTCATTGGAGCTTTTATATCGGCTATTTTGGTTTTAAAATTTGCTCCTGAGGCTGAGGGGGCAGGACTTGACGCTGCAATTACTGCCATCCATAAAAACAAAGGACTTATAAGGTGGCAGGTACCCCTGGTAAAAACCATAACCTCTTCAATCACAATAGGTTCAGGAGGTTCTGGTGGTGGTGAAGGACCAATATCCCATATAGGAGCAGGGGTAGGATCGGTACTATCCCAAATATTTCACCTCACTGAAAAAGAGAGAAGGATCCTCACAGCTGCAGGTATGGGAGCAGGTGTGGGAGCAATCTTCAGATCACCACTGGCTGGAGCCATATTTGCTGCAGAAGTTTTGTATTCGAGCTCTGACATGGAGTATGAAGCTCTCCTACCATCCACCATCACTTCGATTATAGCCTATTCCATTTTTTGTAGTATATTTGGATGGAGCCCCCTCTTTTATACCATAAATGCCCATTTTTCAAACCCTTTAGAACTGGTAGGTTATACAATACTCATAATAGGGTGCATACTCGTAGGACATCTTTACACAAAGGTATATCACAAAACAAAAATCTATTTTGATCTTTTAAAATTACATAAGATTAATAAAATTCTATCAGGTGCTCTACTTACAGGTATAATAGGATTTTTTATACCTGAGGTTTTAGGGGCAGGGTATTTCATAATAGACCAAGCCATTCAGACAGATATAACAATACAATCTCTCATAATCATAGTTATCGGTAAGATCTTTGCAACATCTTTCACCATAGGCAGTGGTGGTAGTGCCGGGACTTTTGCTCCTACGATGGTAATAGGAGCTGCAACTGGTGGTGTCATAGGTCTAATATTAAACCGATATTTTCCCATATTAGCTCCAAACCCAGGAGCATACGCTGTGGTGGGGATGGCCGGATTTCTATCAGGGCTTGCAAAAACACCCCTATCTGCTATCATAATGGTAAGCGAATTAACCGGCAACTACCAACTAATAGTACCAGCCATGTGGGTAAGTACTCTAACATTCCTTTCATTAAAAAAAGTGAAATTTTATAAAAGTCAGATGCAATTTAGAAGCGATTCACCCATCCATAAAAATGAATATTTACTCATGTTTTTGCAGGAGATCAAAGTAAAAGATATTATGAAAAAAGAGCCCATTGTAATAAAGGAAGATATGAAGTTTCAAGACATTATTCATTTTATAGCATCCACAAAACACAACAGCTTTCCAGTGGTAGATCCCATGAACAAACTTGTGGGAGTTCTAAGGTTTGAAGAGATCAGGGAATTTGTCTTTGAGGAAGGGCTTGAAAATCTGGTGGTAGCAAGCGAAATCTGCGACAAAGACGCCCCTACTGTTACTTCAAACAATACCTTAGCAGAAGCTATAGAACTCATTGGTAGTATGAATGTGGAACTGCTTCCTGTGGTTGATGAAGAAAAAAAAGTAACAGGTATCGTAACCCGTAGAGATATCATCTCCACTTATAACAAAGAGATGTTAAGACAAAAAAAACAAAGTGAAGAAAATATATTCTAA
- a CDS encoding nitroreductase family protein, which produces MDVITAIKTRRSIRNYINKPVEPAKIEELLKLAMCAPSAGNQQPWHFIIVDDPELKTKIANMHPYAKMLHQAPMGIIVLGDTNLEKYKGFWVQDCSAAIMNILTAAPAFDLQTVWCGIYPSEERVKEFVELFELPAHIIPLALIVIGYSDKKGFEVDRYKPERIHKNRFKRT; this is translated from the coding sequence ATGGATGTAATCACCGCTATTAAAACAAGAAGAAGTATAAGAAACTACATTAATAAGCCTGTTGAACCAGCTAAGATTGAAGAGCTTTTAAAACTAGCCATGTGTGCACCCTCCGCTGGAAATCAGCAACCTTGGCACTTTATCATCGTGGATGATCCAGAACTTAAAACAAAAATCGCAAATATGCATCCTTACGCTAAGATGCTTCATCAAGCACCAATGGGGATAATAGTATTAGGGGATACAAACTTAGAAAAGTACAAAGGGTTCTGGGTTCAAGATTGTTCAGCTGCAATCATGAACATTCTCACAGCAGCTCCTGCTTTTGATCTACAAACTGTTTGGTGCGGGATATATCCAAGCGAGGAAAGGGTAAAAGAGTTTGTAGAACTCTTTGAGCTACCAGCACATATTATCCCACTTGCCCTCATTGTAATAGGATATTCAGATAAAAAAGGATTCGAAGTGGATAGATACAAACCAGAAAGGATACATAAAAACAGATTCAAAAGAACATAA
- a CDS encoding MerR family transcriptional regulator translates to MLKTSQLSDNKVYYKIGEVCQLTGLKPSVIRFWEKEFRQLKPVRVSSNQRLYTQNHINIINKIKHLLYEEKLTIEGAKKKLRISDQNEKIDNIKKELIDILNILRGD, encoded by the coding sequence ATGTTAAAGACAAGCCAGCTATCTGACAATAAGGTTTATTATAAAATAGGTGAAGTTTGTCAGCTAACAGGCCTTAAGCCTTCTGTGATCAGGTTTTGGGAAAAAGAGTTTAGACAGCTTAAGCCTGTTAGGGTATCTTCAAATCAAAGGCTGTATACACAAAATCATATCAACATTATAAATAAAATAAAACATCTCTTGTATGAGGAGAAACTGACCATTGAAGGGGCTAAAAAAAAGCTGAGAATATCAGATCAAAACGAAAAGATAGATAATATCAAAAAGGAGTTAATAGATATTTTAAACATATTAAGGGGGGACTAA
- a CDS encoding integration host factor subunit alpha: protein MTKADIVDIIHETLGISKKDIYNVVDAVFTTIKNEILEKRNVKISGFGSFEVKTRGRRVGRNPKTGEEKIIESRTVVSFKPSRLLKEEVNG, encoded by the coding sequence ATGACGAAAGCGGATATAGTGGATATAATTCATGAGACCTTAGGTATTTCTAAAAAGGATATTTATAATGTAGTTGATGCTGTTTTTACAACTATCAAAAATGAGATTTTAGAAAAGAGGAATGTTAAGATATCTGGTTTTGGAAGTTTTGAAGTAAAGACAAGGGGCAGAAGGGTAGGAAGAAATCCTAAGACTGGTGAAGAGAAGATTATAGAATCCCGGACAGTTGTCTCTTTTAAGCCAAGCAGATTGTTGAAAGAAGAGGTTAACGGCTAA
- the fusA gene encoding elongation factor G — translation MNVGDIKNIRNVAFISHGGAGKTSLVDTILYNAKVNNRIGSVDNGTSLMDFDPVEIDRKISINLKVASIEWNNTLINIIDTPGYANFLHETKCAVSAVGGAVVVASAITGVKVETERVWKYADEYDLAKIIFVNKMDKERADFFRALADIEKTFKVRPLPIYLPIGQEDSFKGVIDLVKMKAYFYPSEPTANYKIEDIPADLLSEAEVHRNKLLEAISEVDDSLIEKYLDGADFTEEEIIKGIREGTIAKRFFPVIPGSAVKNIGSKLLLESIIKFLPSPLERERKKAIDQKTGEAIFIDPMDNEFRAFVFKTFIDPFAGKLTIFRVYSGEITNDTEIYNVNKDETEKVNQLYLLQGKNFIKVDKLISGQIGMINKLKYTETFDTLSKNKKSTIVFEPVQIPEPVLAFSLVPKSKDDEDKVSSGLHRLMEEDIGIRLNRDEQTNELLLSGTGQMHIEVIVDKLKKKFNVEVDLKTPKVPYKETIKKSAQGQGKYKKQSGGRGQYGDVWIELQPLERGAGFVFEDRIVGGVVPKQYIPAVEKGLREASQRGVLAGFPTVDFKAILYDGSYHSVDSSEMAFKIAASLAFKKVAALASPTILEPIMNLDVFVPDDTTGAVIGDLNSRRGRIVNVEPQVNGQHIRAQVPMAEVLKYAPDLRSITGGRGTFTIEFSHYEELPSYLAEKVIAENKKAQQEEEED, via the coding sequence ATGAATGTAGGTGACATTAAGAATATCCGCAACGTTGCTTTTATTTCTCATGGTGGTGCGGGTAAGACAAGTCTTGTAGATACAATTCTTTATAACGCAAAAGTAAACAATAGAATAGGAAGTGTGGACAATGGGACAAGCCTTATGGACTTTGATCCTGTTGAGATCGACCGTAAAATATCTATAAATCTAAAAGTAGCATCAATTGAGTGGAATAATACCCTCATAAATATTATAGATACTCCAGGTTATGCAAACTTTCTTCATGAGACAAAGTGTGCAGTGTCTGCCGTTGGTGGGGCGGTGGTGGTTGCCAGTGCCATCACGGGTGTTAAAGTTGAAACAGAAAGGGTATGGAAGTATGCTGACGAGTATGATTTAGCTAAAATTATTTTTGTTAATAAAATGGACAAAGAGAGGGCTGATTTTTTTAGAGCCCTTGCAGATATAGAGAAAACCTTTAAAGTAAGACCATTACCCATATATCTCCCTATAGGTCAAGAGGACAGTTTTAAGGGAGTAATAGATTTGGTAAAAATGAAAGCATATTTTTACCCATCTGAGCCTACTGCAAATTATAAAATAGAAGATATACCTGCTGATCTGCTGTCAGAGGCTGAAGTGCACAGGAACAAGCTACTTGAGGCCATAAGTGAGGTAGATGACTCCCTTATTGAGAAGTATTTAGATGGTGCAGATTTTACTGAGGAAGAGATTATAAAAGGTATTAGAGAGGGGACTATTGCCAAAAGGTTTTTCCCTGTGATACCAGGTTCTGCTGTGAAAAATATCGGTAGCAAACTGTTACTTGAATCCATTATCAAGTTTTTACCATCACCTCTTGAAAGGGAAAGAAAAAAAGCTATAGATCAAAAAACCGGTGAAGCGATATTTATTGATCCTATGGATAATGAGTTTAGGGCTTTTGTATTCAAAACTTTTATAGATCCTTTTGCTGGAAAATTGACTATTTTTAGAGTTTATTCCGGTGAAATAACAAACGATACAGAGATCTATAATGTAAATAAAGATGAAACAGAAAAGGTAAACCAGCTTTACCTACTTCAAGGTAAAAACTTTATCAAAGTAGATAAACTTATCTCGGGACAGATAGGTATGATCAATAAATTGAAATATACAGAAACATTTGATACATTATCAAAAAATAAAAAATCAACCATAGTATTTGAGCCTGTTCAGATCCCTGAGCCTGTTCTGGCATTTTCTCTTGTTCCAAAATCTAAGGATGATGAGGATAAGGTAAGTTCTGGTTTGCATAGACTTATGGAAGAAGATATAGGTATAAGGCTAAATAGAGATGAGCAGACAAATGAACTACTCCTCAGCGGAACAGGGCAGATGCATATTGAGGTTATAGTGGATAAGCTGAAGAAAAAGTTTAATGTTGAAGTTGATCTAAAAACACCCAAAGTACCATACAAAGAGACGATTAAAAAGTCTGCTCAAGGACAGGGTAAGTATAAGAAGCAGTCCGGTGGTAGAGGTCAGTATGGGGATGTATGGATAGAGCTTCAGCCTCTTGAAAGGGGTGCTGGTTTTGTTTTTGAAGATAGGATAGTTGGTGGTGTGGTTCCAAAGCAGTATATCCCTGCTGTGGAAAAAGGGTTAAGGGAAGCTTCCCAGAGGGGCGTACTTGCTGGATTCCCTACAGTTGATTTTAAGGCTATTTTGTACGATGGATCATATCATTCCGTAGACTCCTCCGAGATGGCATTTAAAATAGCTGCTTCCTTAGCGTTTAAAAAGGTTGCCGCTTTGGCTTCACCTACAATACTTGAGCCCATAATGAACCTTGATGTGTTTGTACCAGATGATACCACTGGTGCTGTAATAGGTGATCTGAACTCCAGAAGGGGTAGGATCGTAAATGTGGAGCCACAGGTAAATGGCCAGCATATAAGGGCTCAGGTACCTATGGCAGAAGTTTTAAAGTATGCACCAGATCTCAGATCTATAACAGGTGGCAGAGGAACATTTACCATAGAATTTAGCCACTATGAGGAACTGCCAAGTTATCTTGCCGAAAAGGTTATCGCTGAGAATAAAAAAGCTCAACAAGAAGAAGAGGAAGATTAG
- a CDS encoding ATP-binding protein: MLDIFLSIFDISETDKDYANLLHKLSIKYGKKISTQFYDFLMRNGYTKNFLRGESEILRLSKTQMQYQRNLFSLDFYDLIPYIYNVGLIHYRIRLDNTYVVAAHSLLKNLYTEIIFEEKYSNVKEILKVLEKYLGLSLAIMLHSYYERSDLCLFSVNEFKSIVDIINNIKRSHITNYDNIRGMIEKDDLSQDIVEVIKDPKKCYVSEILERHRHALDRITVDMVEEISAYHSTYHVAVSDLLINYLNKNIVKEDTLQRINFLTKEFLSYLDSIVDMMISHEKNTIILEIMLIIEKIININFKRDFPEIIIEFQNIIKENSNLINELILSDHEETGFDISMKFFVNNRYYYLNANLCVKNKKFLQESVLKIYINLFQELFNIHIQEIKYLEMAQQLLESEKIKNIFLASVTHEIRTPLNAILGFAQLLKKMRNVDETTVKYAEKIIEAGGKLLDYVNKIIDFSKLQTNKLALNKKDNKVLTIVNRVISILSSLLSEKKIKLEIDIDPNLTVYADEKLLEDVVFNILGNAIKFVGHEGHIVIRGYEDTAMREMVISIADDGIGFDPKNKDKIFEPFFQEARGDNPIVKGSGLGLSIVKSIIENHGGRVWAESELGKGATFYFTIPLLNKKS, from the coding sequence ATGCTAGATATTTTTTTGTCTATATTTGATATTTCAGAAACTGATAAGGATTATGCAAATCTTCTTCATAAGCTAAGTATAAAATATGGTAAGAAGATATCAACCCAATTTTACGACTTTTTGATGAGAAACGGTTATACAAAGAATTTTCTAAGAGGTGAATCGGAGATACTGAGGCTGTCCAAGACCCAGATGCAATATCAGAGAAACCTCTTCAGTTTGGATTTTTACGATCTTATTCCATATATATATAATGTGGGGCTTATTCACTATAGAATCAGACTGGATAACACCTATGTGGTTGCTGCCCATTCGTTGCTGAAAAATTTATATACAGAAATTATCTTTGAGGAGAAGTACTCAAATGTTAAAGAGATTTTGAAGGTTTTGGAAAAGTATTTGGGATTGAGTCTGGCTATAATGCTTCACAGTTATTACGAAAGAAGTGATCTTTGTCTATTTAGTGTGAATGAATTTAAAAGTATAGTGGATATTATCAACAACATTAAAAGATCTCATATAACAAATTACGATAATATTAGGGGTATGATAGAAAAAGATGATTTGTCACAGGATATAGTGGAGGTAATCAAAGATCCAAAAAAATGTTACGTAAGCGAGATCTTGGAAAGGCATCGCCATGCTTTGGACAGAATTACTGTGGATATGGTGGAGGAGATTAGTGCCTACCATTCAACGTATCATGTCGCTGTTTCTGATTTGTTAATCAACTATTTGAATAAGAATATAGTGAAAGAGGATACTCTTCAAAGGATTAACTTTCTGACAAAAGAGTTTTTATCTTATTTGGATAGTATCGTGGATATGATGATCTCCCACGAGAAGAATACCATAATTCTTGAGATCATGTTAATTATAGAGAAGATAATAAATATTAATTTTAAAAGAGATTTTCCTGAAATCATTATTGAGTTTCAAAATATAATAAAAGAAAACTCTAACCTTATTAATGAACTTATATTGTCTGATCATGAGGAAACTGGGTTTGATATTTCGATGAAATTTTTTGTTAATAATAGATATTATTACTTGAATGCTAATCTATGTGTGAAAAATAAGAAGTTTTTGCAAGAAAGTGTATTAAAAATTTATATAAACCTTTTTCAGGAACTATTTAATATACATATTCAAGAGATTAAATATCTGGAGATGGCACAGCAACTGTTGGAAAGTGAAAAGATAAAAAATATCTTCTTAGCAAGTGTTACCCACGAGATACGAACCCCCCTGAATGCCATTTTAGGTTTTGCACAGCTATTAAAAAAGATGAGAAATGTCGATGAAACAACTGTAAAATATGCGGAAAAGATAATTGAGGCTGGCGGGAAACTTCTCGATTATGTAAACAAGATCATAGATTTTTCAAAATTACAAACTAACAAATTGGCGTTAAATAAAAAAGATAATAAGGTCTTAACCATTGTAAACAGGGTTATATCGATTCTCTCTTCTTTATTATCTGAGAAAAAAATAAAATTGGAGATCGATATCGATCCCAACTTAACAGTTTATGCTGATGAAAAATTGTTGGAAGATGTTGTCTTTAACATACTGGGGAATGCTATAAAATTCGTAGGGCACGAGGGCCACATAGTCATCAGGGGTTATGAGGATACTGCTATGAGGGAAATGGTGATAAGTATTGCTGATGACGGAATAGGTTTTGATCCTAAGAATAAAGATAAGATCTTCGAGCCTTTTTTTCAAGAGGCAAGAGGTGATAATCCGATAGTTAAGGGCTCAGGATTGGGGCTTTCTATAGTAAAAAGTATTATAGAGAACCATGGTGGAAGAGTTTGGGCTGAATCTGAACTGGGTAAGGGAGCAACGTTCTATTTTACCATCCCATTGTTAAACAAAAAATCTTGA
- a CDS encoding response regulator, protein MYRILIVDDDPFNLEILNDLLRNEIDAEFYVAANKAKAFEILEQINVDLAIVDLMLPDGNGFEILQKIKEKDLFVPVVGISAFIDDSDTGKFDFFAPKPIVLDSFIHEVKSLLINRVSSITFYDIESFENFDLPHQNMVVWTSSCFYTDVLTILKDKRSQKNYVISIPKGIVNESFVENRITVSTYSDAIKVHDDINFCYNNNRVVFKDNNYILSYYSTNLGHFREVIGFKANDLCCVENGVLIPVDAVIFSSQIHLNYYYYDFDSERMDRLDDFFKSFRVKETGRLVSVIICERILKDMDESFLLDKVREYFSDKPVSGFVVDKLCVGDGKKIDFYGNAFAISLAY, encoded by the coding sequence GTGTATAGAATATTGATTGTGGACGATGATCCATTTAATCTTGAGATATTGAATGATCTTTTGAGGAATGAAATAGATGCAGAGTTTTATGTAGCTGCTAACAAGGCTAAAGCCTTTGAAATATTAGAACAGATTAATGTGGATTTAGCTATAGTTGATCTAATGCTTCCAGATGGGAATGGGTTTGAGATTCTTCAAAAGATAAAAGAAAAAGATCTTTTTGTTCCTGTTGTTGGGATAAGTGCTTTTATAGATGATAGTGATACAGGTAAATTCGATTTTTTCGCACCAAAGCCTATTGTATTGGATAGTTTTATTCACGAGGTTAAAAGTCTATTGATCAATAGAGTTAGTAGTATTACTTTCTATGATATAGAGAGCTTTGAAAATTTTGATTTGCCACATCAGAATATGGTGGTTTGGACATCTTCATGTTTTTATACTGATGTATTAACCATTTTAAAGGATAAAAGATCCCAAAAGAACTACGTTATTTCTATACCTAAAGGTATTGTAAACGAATCGTTTGTTGAGAATAGGATTACTGTGTCTACTTACTCTGATGCTATTAAAGTTCATGATGATATAAATTTTTGTTATAATAATAACAGAGTGGTGTTCAAAGATAATAACTATATACTGAGCTATTACTCTACAAATCTTGGACATTTCAGAGAGGTTATTGGTTTTAAAGCTAACGATCTTTGTTGTGTAGAAAATGGGGTATTGATTCCTGTTGATGCTGTTATTTTCTCTTCTCAAATACATTTAAACTATTACTATTACGATTTCGATAGTGAGAGGATGGATAGACTGGATGATTTTTTTAAAAGTTTCAGGGTGAAAGAGACGGGTAGACTTGTTTCTGTTATTATATGTGAAAGAATTCTAAAAGATATGGATGAGAGCTTTTTGTTGGATAAGGTTAGGGAGTATTTTTCAGATAAACCAGTTTCTGGGTTTGTTGTGGATAAGCTTTGTGTTGGTGATGGTAAAAAAATAGATTTTTATGGGAATGCTTTTGCTATTTCCTTAGCTTATTGA
- a CDS encoding response regulator has product MPTIIVADDESFNRELIIEFLSDQGYKLLEAENGLQVLNLLSEHDVDLVLLDIGMPLMNGIEVLREIRGAKAHNYPNIPIIVITAFPDEKYRCLELGANDFITKPIDIFELQLRIKNTLNVKLYADVLQNFNNTLEKMVAERTFELQEALKRSKRAELEISLRLGKATEYRDFETGDHTKRMSEYSALLAELYGLGKEEVELIHVAAPLHDIGKVGIPDAILLKPGRYTKEEFDIMKLHVNIGLEMLKDHEDFPVLKAGYQIIAGHHENWDGSGYPFGKKGDDIHIYGQICKIADVFDALTTKRVYKEPYSIEEAVKIMVADRGKMFNPKLLDIFIENLSQFLTIKEKFKDQEELPPILKIMQEIYKSV; this is encoded by the coding sequence ATGCCAACAATAATAGTAGCAGATGATGAGTCTTTCAACAGAGAGTTAATTATTGAGTTCCTTTCTGATCAAGGGTACAAGCTTTTGGAAGCTGAGAATGGACTTCAAGTCTTGAATCTGCTTTCGGAGCATGATGTTGACCTTGTTCTGCTTGATATAGGTATGCCTCTGATGAACGGTATCGAAGTTTTAAGGGAGATAAGGGGAGCCAAAGCTCATAATTATCCCAATATACCAATAATTGTTATAACAGCATTTCCCGATGAAAAATATAGATGTCTCGAGTTAGGTGCCAACGATTTTATTACTAAGCCTATTGATATTTTTGAGCTTCAGCTCAGGATAAAAAATACTCTCAATGTTAAGCTGTATGCCGATGTCCTACAAAACTTTAATAACACTCTTGAAAAGATGGTTGCTGAGAGAACCTTTGAGCTTCAAGAGGCTCTCAAAAGGAGCAAAAGAGCAGAGCTTGAAATAAGTTTGAGACTTGGTAAAGCTACAGAATACCGGGATTTTGAGACAGGTGATCATACCAAAAGGATGAGTGAGTACTCTGCTTTATTAGCTGAACTATATGGTTTGGGAAAGGAGGAGGTGGAGTTGATTCATGTGGCTGCTCCTTTGCATGATATAGGCAAGGTAGGGATACCTGATGCTATCCTTTTAAAGCCAGGTAGATACACGAAAGAGGAGTTTGATATAATGAAGCTACATGTGAATATTGGGCTTGAGATGCTCAAGGATCATGAGGATTTCCCTGTTTTGAAGGCTGGTTATCAGATTATTGCAGGTCATCATGAAAACTGGGATGGTTCTGGTTATCCTTTTGGTAAGAAGGGGGATGATATACATATATATGGTCAAATATGTAAAATTGCAGATGTGTTTGATGCTTTAACTACTAAGAGGGTATACAAAGAACCCTATTCCATAGAAGAAGCTGTAAAAATAATGGTTGCAGACAGGGGTAAGATGTTTAATCCTAAGCTACTTGATATCTTTATTGAAAACCTATCCCAGTTCCTTACTATCAAGGAGAAATTTAAAGATCAGGAGGAACTGCCTCCTATTTTAAAAATAATGCAGGAGATATATAAAAGTGTATAG
- a CDS encoding substrate-binding domain-containing protein: MRFLYLVVLFLISKVAYSNEYWTIEEFLKKYPEQKVLMEKLDEFVQTKGTPLKTKVKKVKIGIIYPGGQLSDYWVRSLKSFKARMDELGIQYELYSAFVDEDDIEKIKLHINSFLKNEIDYLIFTLDTITHKKILSQLINMDKPKLILQNITTPLKEWEYKQPFLYVGFDHIEGTKLLADYFKKNFPPGSKYLMLFYKDGYVSKMRGDQFIFLTKDRFTLAGAFFTHGKKDVAKEAVKKFFQSNSVDFIYSCSTDITIGAMEALSELKLKHKIALNGWGGGEKEIELILNGLLDVTVMRMNDDNGVAMAEAIKLDLLGEKVPVIYTGKFNIVDKSTSRDKIEYLKKQAFRYSK; encoded by the coding sequence ATGAGATTTTTATATCTTGTGGTTCTTTTTCTGATATCAAAGGTAGCCTACTCTAATGAATACTGGACAATAGAAGAATTTTTAAAAAAATACCCGGAACAAAAAGTTCTCATGGAAAAATTAGATGAATTCGTTCAGACAAAAGGAACCCCATTAAAAACAAAAGTTAAAAAGGTGAAAATAGGGATAATCTATCCCGGTGGACAACTTTCAGATTACTGGGTTAGAAGTTTGAAATCCTTTAAAGCAAGAATGGATGAGCTGGGCATCCAGTATGAACTATACTCTGCGTTTGTAGACGAAGACGATATCGAAAAGATAAAGCTTCATATCAATTCATTTTTAAAAAATGAAATAGACTACCTTATCTTTACCCTCGATACGATAACCCACAAAAAGATTCTCTCCCAGCTAATAAATATGGACAAACCAAAATTGATACTGCAAAATATCACCACTCCATTAAAGGAATGGGAGTATAAACAGCCCTTTCTTTACGTCGGCTTTGACCATATAGAGGGGACAAAACTTTTAGCTGATTACTTTAAAAAAAATTTTCCACCTGGTAGTAAATACCTTATGCTCTTTTACAAAGACGGATATGTATCGAAAATGAGAGGTGATCAGTTCATTTTTCTTACAAAAGACAGATTTACACTGGCAGGGGCTTTTTTTACACATGGCAAGAAAGATGTAGCCAAAGAAGCAGTAAAGAAATTTTTCCAATCGAATTCAGTGGATTTCATCTATAGCTGTTCTACTGATATTACCATAGGTGCAATGGAAGCTTTATCTGAACTTAAGTTAAAGCATAAAATAGCTTTAAATGGGTGGGGAGGTGGTGAAAAAGAGATAGAATTGATTTTAAATGGACTATTAGATGTCACAGTAATGCGAATGAACGATGATAACGGAGTAGCTATGGCAGAAGCAATAAAATTAGATCTTCTTGGAGAAAAAGTACCGGTTATATACACTGGTAAGTTCAATATTGTCGACAAAAGCACCAGTAGAGATAAAATTGAATATTTAAAAAAGCAGGCTTTTAGATACAGTAAATGA